A single Hemiscyllium ocellatum isolate sHemOce1 chromosome X, sHemOce1.pat.X.cur, whole genome shotgun sequence DNA region contains:
- the LOC132805682 gene encoding keratin, type II cytoskeletal 8-like, producing MSTSITTITSSKRSGGIRTGGSMYGSGMSSGLNRLGSGGSFQTSRRAQSVVLGPTQRLSTSRFSTGSRMSNIGYSGALGGGRISAIGGGSSRMGLGGMGISSQGLIQRTAALDLNAPLPQIDTTQNIVRLQESQQLQGLNNQFVDFLTKVRHLEQVNTQLSIKLKLLQDQGEYKSNIESMFQSYIDNLKNQLDTLRKEKERFDAELLQMQGLVEDYKSRYEDEINKRTEMENEFVLVKKDVDDSYMSKVELEAKLEALTDEIEFLRSIYEEELRELQAQIQNTCVNVQLEGGPRFNAQEILDMARKQYEACAQQGREDAEVWKRTKMQELSMAAGQSGDDISVLKSEIRQTTEQIRRMNGDIDNLKKERVRLEEAIREAEDRGEMSLKDCKLQISKLEDAICKAQHELSAQCKEYEHLMGIKLALDIEINTYMKILDTEETRMATGVKTLNIQQVQSQGGMQQSMGLGSGSSAFQTSLSLGMSDRPMSSGQTSYQVTSTGLSQQGFI from the exons ATGTCAACgtccatcaccaccatcaccagcAGCAAAAGGAGCGGAGGGATAAGAACTGGAGGGAGCATGTATGGATCCGGGATGTCCTCCGGCCTCAATCGGTTGGGAAGCGGAGGGAGTTTTCAGACTTCCAGGCGTGCCCAAAGTGTGGTCCTGGGACCAACCCAGAGATTGTCAACCTCCCGATTCTCCACTGGCTCTCGGATGTCCAATATCGGATATAGCGGTGCTTTGGGCGGCGGCAGAATCAGTGCAATAGGAGGGGGCTCCAGCAGGATGGGCCTCGGGGGAATGGGGATTAGTTCCCAGGGACTGATCCAGAGAACCGCTGCCCTGGACCTGAACGCGCCTTTACCCCAAATCGACACCACTCAGAACATTGTCCGCTTGCAGGAGAGCCAGCAGCTCCAGGGACTCAACAACCAATTCGTTGATTTCCTTACCAAG GTTCGGCATTTGGAACAGGTCAATACTCAGCTGAGTATCAAACTGAAACTTCTGCAGGATCAAGGCGAATACAAATCCAACATCGAGAGTATGTTTCAGTCCTACATTGACAATCTCAAGAACCAACTGGACACACTTCGCAAAGAGAAGGAGAGGTTCGATGCCGAACTGCTCCAAATGCAAGGGCTGGTCGAGgattacaagagcag ATACGAAGATGAAATCAACAAGCGCACAGAGATGGAAAATGAGTTTGTCCTGGTCAAGAAG GATGTCGATGACTCGTACATGAGTAAGGTGGAGCTGGAAGCGAAACTGGAAGCTCTGACCGATGAAATTGAATTCCTGCGGAGTATCTATGAAGAG GAACTCCGGGAGCTCCAGGCTCAGATCCAGAATACATGTGTCAACGTGCAATTGGAGGGTGGTCCCAGGTTCAATGCGCAGGAGATCTTAGACATGGCCAGGAAACAGTATGAAGCTTGTGCCCAGCAAGGCCGCGAAGATGCGGAAGTTTGGAAACGGACCAAG ATGCAGGAACTGTCCATGGCGGCTGGACAAAGTGGCGATGATATCAGTGTGCTGAAGTCAGAGATAAGGCAGACAACAGAGCAGATCCGGAGAATGAATGGAGACATTGACAACCTGAAAAAAGAG CGTGTGAGACTGGAGGAAGCAATCCGGGAAGCGGAGGACCGCGGGGAGATGTCTCTGAAAGACTGTAAGCTTCAGATTTCGAAACTGGAAGATGCCATCTGCAAAGCTCAGCATGAACTTTCCGCACAATGCAAGGAATACGAACACCTGATGGGCATCAAGCTGGCACTGGACATTGAGATCAACACCTACATGAAAATACTGGACACAGAGGAGACGAG GATGGCAACTGGGGTAAAGACCCTCAACATCCAGCAAGTACAGAGCCAAG GCGGGATGCAGCAAAGCATGGGCTTGGGAAGTGGATCGTCTGCCT